A stretch of Eubalaena glacialis isolate mEubGla1 chromosome 10, mEubGla1.1.hap2.+ XY, whole genome shotgun sequence DNA encodes these proteins:
- the HIKESHI gene encoding protein Hikeshi isoform X2, whose translation MGNQVPSSKFQVLNLVNYFKVFQDTMRKWLNASVRENSSDICSGELCGEWETEEAKIGRAGEGSQHPFGAMNIVRTPSVAQIGISVELLDSLAQQTPVGNAAVSSVDSFTQFTQKMLDNFYNFASSFAVSQAQMTPSPSEMFIPANVVLKWYENFQRRLAQNPLFWKT comes from the exons gttaactattttaaagtgtttcAAGATACAATGAGGAAATGGCTCAATGCCTCAGTCAGGGAGAATTCCAGTGACATCTGCAGTGGAGAATTATGTGGAGAATGGGAAACGGAAGAGGCCAAGATTGGAAGAGCAG gaGAAGGAAGCCAGCACCCTTTTGGAGCCATGAATATTGTCCGAACTCCATCTGTTGCTCAGATTGGAATTTCAGTGGAATTATTGGACAGTCTGGCTCAGCAGACTCCTGTAGGTAATGCTGCTGTGTCTTCAGTTGACTCATTTACTCAG TTCACACAAAAGATGTTAGACAACTTCTACAATTTTGCTTCATCGTTTGCTGTCTCTCAGGCCCAGATGACACCAAGTCCATCTGAAATGTTCATTCCAGCAAATGTGGTTCTGAAATG gtATGAAAACTTTCAAAGACGACTGGCACAGAACCCTCTCTTTTGGAAAAcataa
- the HIKESHI gene encoding protein Hikeshi isoform X3: protein MFGCLVAGRLVNYFKVFQDTMRKWLNASVRENSSDICSGELCGEWETEEAKIGRAGEGSQHPFGAMNIVRTPSVAQIGISVELLDSLAQQTPVGNAAVSSVDSFTQFTQKMLDNFYNFASSFAVSQAQMTPSPSEMFIPANVVLKWYENFQRRLAQNPLFWKT, encoded by the exons gttaactattttaaagtgtttcAAGATACAATGAGGAAATGGCTCAATGCCTCAGTCAGGGAGAATTCCAGTGACATCTGCAGTGGAGAATTATGTGGAGAATGGGAAACGGAAGAGGCCAAGATTGGAAGAGCAG gaGAAGGAAGCCAGCACCCTTTTGGAGCCATGAATATTGTCCGAACTCCATCTGTTGCTCAGATTGGAATTTCAGTGGAATTATTGGACAGTCTGGCTCAGCAGACTCCTGTAGGTAATGCTGCTGTGTCTTCAGTTGACTCATTTACTCAG TTCACACAAAAGATGTTAGACAACTTCTACAATTTTGCTTCATCGTTTGCTGTCTCTCAGGCCCAGATGACACCAAGTCCATCTGAAATGTTCATTCCAGCAAATGTGGTTCTGAAATG gtATGAAAACTTTCAAAGACGACTGGCACAGAACCCTCTCTTTTGGAAAAcataa